Proteins from a genomic interval of Arthrobacter sp. CAN_C5:
- a CDS encoding LysM peptidoglycan-binding domain-containing protein, protein MSRKSISARHRAATTHSIALEGLTQSAKTNAVALGKPAIIAVATGSLVFSVGATAHAGTYTQGEATTASAVSAPAASGVHTVAAGDTLGAIAAQNGINLDTLLAQNGLSYASVIYPGQQIQLTGGAAVSAAAVPAATASQAFYSAPAPVAPAAAPAVQAAAPAPAAAPVSAEPAMMTLASSPITPIASAAKAAPSVPASGVGAALVASAYGQIGSIQDCTVLVERALRSIGLNVGDLGPSQFAQYGSVVSSPAPGDLVINAGHIAIYVGGGKVISSGMNGANLTMEHPLSDLAGSYFVRVTG, encoded by the coding sequence ATGTCACGTAAGTCCATTTCGGCACGCCACCGCGCGGCCACCACCCACTCCATCGCTCTTGAAGGTCTGACCCAGTCCGCCAAGACCAATGCCGTAGCACTGGGCAAGCCAGCCATCATCGCCGTCGCGACCGGCAGCCTCGTCTTCTCCGTCGGAGCGACCGCCCACGCAGGAACCTACACGCAGGGCGAAGCAACGACCGCCTCCGCAGTCTCAGCACCCGCCGCTTCCGGAGTTCACACTGTTGCTGCCGGGGACACCCTGGGCGCAATCGCGGCACAGAATGGTATCAACCTCGACACCCTCCTGGCGCAGAACGGGCTGTCCTACGCCTCGGTCATCTACCCCGGACAGCAGATCCAGCTCACCGGTGGGGCAGCCGTCAGCGCGGCAGCCGTGCCAGCAGCTACTGCAAGCCAGGCCTTCTACTCGGCACCTGCACCAGTCGCTCCGGCAGCAGCACCAGCCGTTCAGGCAGCAGCACCCGCTCCAGCAGCAGCACCCGTTTCCGCAGAACCAGCAATGATGACCTTGGCTTCCAGCCCCATCACCCCGATTGCGTCTGCAGCTAAGGCAGCTCCGTCAGTTCCAGCCAGCGGAGTCGGCGCAGCACTGGTCGCTTCGGCCTATGGGCAGATCGGGTCCATCCAGGACTGCACCGTCCTCGTCGAACGCGCTCTGCGCTCCATCGGCCTGAACGTCGGCGACCTCGGCCCCTCACAGTTCGCTCAGTACGGCTCGGTTGTATCCTCGCCAGCACCGGGTGACCTCGTGATCAATGCCGGACACATCGCGATCTACGTTGGCGGTGGCAAGGTCATCAGCAGCGGCATGAACGGTGCCAACCTGACGATGGAGCACCCACTGTCCGATCTCGCCGGTTCATACTTCGTGCGAGTCACCGGCTAA
- a CDS encoding Lrp/AsnC family transcriptional regulator: MVATRDHRPIRDAIDRAVLEALDADSRMTVLAIAHRTGLARGTVQARLERYEREGALRDHSVRIAPEALGLNISAHVAAELDQHRIDVAVEGLRAIPEIIECLAPAGETDLLCRVVARDPDDLYRVSEEIRLCPGILRTRTSMFLRQPIPYRMSPLLAALGS, from the coding sequence ATGGTTGCCACCAGGGATCATCGTCCCATCCGGGACGCCATTGATCGGGCCGTCCTCGAGGCATTGGACGCCGACTCACGCATGACTGTGCTCGCCATCGCGCACCGCACCGGCCTGGCCCGTGGCACAGTCCAGGCCCGGTTGGAGCGATACGAGCGCGAAGGTGCGCTGAGGGATCACAGCGTCCGCATAGCACCCGAGGCGCTTGGCCTGAACATTTCAGCGCACGTCGCGGCGGAGCTCGATCAGCACAGAATCGATGTTGCGGTGGAGGGCCTCCGGGCTATCCCGGAAATCATTGAATGCCTCGCTCCCGCAGGTGAGACAGACCTTCTCTGCCGGGTTGTCGCCCGCGACCCGGACGACCTGTATCGGGTCTCCGAAGAAATCCGCCTCTGCCCAGGAATTCTGCGCACCCGAACAAGTATGTTCCTGCGCCAACCCATCCCCTACCGCATGAGTCCGCTGCTCGCGGCGCTCGGCAGCTAA
- a CDS encoding universal stress protein, with the protein MAGNVVVGVDGSDTAYMAASRAAVLAEGLGVELVVLSAHIKGNTEVVRIGNDTWILDDAEQALKLAERVAVKLREEHPSVKVRSAAGRGKPQDVLIEEADRIGAQLLVVGNVGMTGLLRVLGSVAWSVVHNAPCDVLVVKTAS; encoded by the coding sequence ATGGCAGGAAATGTGGTTGTTGGGGTCGATGGCAGCGACACCGCGTATATGGCCGCTTCGCGCGCCGCGGTCCTTGCCGAGGGCCTGGGAGTGGAGCTTGTGGTGCTCAGCGCGCACATCAAGGGCAACACTGAGGTTGTCCGGATCGGAAATGACACCTGGATACTGGACGACGCCGAGCAGGCTCTGAAGTTGGCTGAGCGGGTGGCGGTGAAACTGCGCGAAGAGCACCCCTCGGTGAAGGTCCGTTCGGCCGCGGGCCGGGGCAAACCGCAGGATGTCCTCATCGAGGAAGCCGATCGCATAGGTGCCCAGTTGCTGGTTGTTGGCAACGTGGGTATGACCGGACTGTTGCGGGTTCTGGGAAGCGTCGCGTGGAGCGTCGTGCACAACGCTCCCTGCGACGTACTGGTGGTCAAGACTGCTTCCTAG
- a CDS encoding isopenicillin N synthase family oxygenase, translated as MSLESLPVLDYSRLSAGQEEAAQFRDDLRDAMHDVGFLYLGGHGIPQDLTDQMLAVSRRFFDLSEEQKLELENVNSPQFRGYTRMGAELTDRAVDWREQIDIGVDRDAVKPGPGVADYWRLEGPNLWPTDLPEMQEIVSEWTQRLSAISMDLLRAIAVSLGAPSNSFDEAFGARAFPMLKIVRYPRETGDKPKQGVGSHRDGGVLTLLLVEPGKGGLQVEHQGKWIDVPEVPGTFVVNIGEMLELATNGFLKATLHRVISPADGAERISLPFFYNPALDATMPALRMSPEFHAKAGGLSVDPTNSPILETYGDNALRYRLRAHPNVAAMHHADLLTQSSPRTS; from the coding sequence TTGTCACTCGAATCATTGCCCGTCCTGGACTACTCACGACTGAGCGCGGGTCAGGAAGAGGCCGCACAATTCAGGGACGATCTGCGCGACGCGATGCACGACGTCGGCTTCCTCTACCTGGGCGGTCATGGCATACCCCAGGACCTCACCGATCAGATGCTCGCCGTCTCCCGTCGCTTCTTCGATTTGTCCGAGGAGCAGAAGCTCGAGCTGGAAAACGTCAACAGTCCCCAGTTCCGCGGCTATACCAGGATGGGCGCCGAGCTCACCGACCGGGCCGTGGACTGGCGCGAGCAGATCGACATCGGTGTGGACCGCGACGCCGTCAAGCCGGGCCCGGGCGTGGCCGACTATTGGCGCCTGGAAGGTCCCAATCTGTGGCCAACTGACCTGCCCGAGATGCAGGAAATTGTTTCTGAGTGGACACAGCGCCTGAGTGCCATTTCCATGGATCTGCTGCGGGCGATAGCGGTGTCCCTGGGCGCACCGTCGAATAGCTTTGACGAAGCGTTTGGCGCCAGGGCCTTTCCGATGCTCAAAATTGTGCGCTATCCGCGGGAAACCGGAGACAAGCCCAAGCAGGGCGTCGGGTCACACCGCGACGGCGGCGTGCTGACACTCCTCCTCGTTGAACCCGGAAAGGGCGGACTCCAGGTCGAACACCAGGGCAAGTGGATCGACGTGCCTGAGGTTCCCGGGACCTTCGTCGTCAACATTGGCGAAATGCTTGAGCTTGCCACCAACGGATTCCTCAAGGCGACCCTGCACCGCGTGATCTCACCGGCAGACGGCGCCGAACGGATCTCCCTGCCCTTTTTCTACAACCCCGCGCTGGACGCCACCATGCCTGCGCTGAGAATGAGTCCGGAGTTTCACGCCAAAGCCGGCGGGCTCTCGGTGGATCCGACCAACAGCCCAATCCTGGAAACCTACGGGGACAACGCGCTCCGCTACCGGCTCCGAGCCCACCCCAATGTCGCCGCTATGCACCACGCCGATCTTCTAACGCAGAGCTCCCCGCGGACCAGCTGA
- a CDS encoding haloacid dehalogenase type II, with the protein MSTNPSALIFDVNETLSDLAPLQSTFIDAGLASDLPRPWFAELLRDGFALTASGSNPLFADLASDSFHRLLMQNLGPADYREHIDHLLTAFRNLPLHADVAPGVEALSAITQLVTLSNGAAAVAESLLTRGGIRDRFSRLLSVQDAQLWKPARPAYEYAAQETGHAPEDLMLVAVHPWDIHGANAAGVQTAWINRSAAAYPSYFSPPDVVARDLVDLAKILQEG; encoded by the coding sequence GTGTCCACGAACCCCTCTGCGCTGATCTTTGACGTTAACGAGACACTGTCAGATCTGGCGCCGCTGCAATCCACCTTCATCGACGCCGGATTGGCCAGCGATCTTCCCCGACCGTGGTTCGCGGAGTTGCTCCGCGACGGTTTTGCCCTGACCGCTTCGGGTAGCAACCCCTTGTTCGCGGACCTCGCCTCGGACAGCTTTCACCGCCTTCTCATGCAGAATCTGGGGCCAGCCGACTATCGGGAGCACATCGATCACCTGTTGACTGCGTTCAGAAACCTTCCCCTCCACGCGGATGTAGCGCCGGGTGTCGAGGCACTCAGCGCAATCACCCAACTCGTGACGCTCAGTAACGGCGCCGCTGCCGTTGCCGAATCCCTGCTGACCCGGGGCGGCATCCGGGACAGATTCTCGCGGCTGCTGAGTGTTCAGGACGCACAGCTCTGGAAGCCTGCCCGCCCGGCCTACGAGTACGCCGCTCAGGAGACCGGCCATGCGCCCGAGGACCTGATGCTGGTCGCGGTACACCCATGGGATATCCACGGAGCAAACGCCGCCGGCGTCCAGACCGCGTGGATCAACCGGTCCGCGGCCGCTTATCCGTCCTACTTCTCCCCGCCCGACGTCGTAGCGCGCGATCTAGTGGATCTGGCGAAAATACTCCAGGAGGGCTGA